From a region of the Rhipicephalus microplus isolate Deutch F79 chromosome X, USDA_Rmic, whole genome shotgun sequence genome:
- the LOC142775337 gene encoding uncharacterized protein LOC142775337 has translation MWHTWVPNNKPMEAPYVPPSLATEDDKLFSTIFTRINLDKYNAVLVEDRDPRFLMSFTSFEELGLLDLLQQKSLRAKYAKLTPVQKYAVNIALADRGVMACAQTGSGKTASFGPLILYSLLSYTGPEKPPSCPVETLIAVIPSPACELAIQIMQDTQKYAYDSSRKTALVYERTSVQHQLADLSRGCDILWLPTVFFYVVITCENTLFS, from the coding sequence ATGTGGCACACCTGGGTCCCCAACAACAAGCCCATGGAGGCACCCTATGTGCCACCCTCTCTTGCCACGGAAGATGACAAGCTATTCTCTACTATCTTCACCCGTATCAACCTCGACAAGTATAACGCCGTTCTTGTCGAAGATCGTGACCCTCGATTCTTGATGTCATTTACCAGCTTCGAGGAACTGGGCCTGCTGGACCTCTTGCAGCAGAAGTCGCTGCGTGCCAAGTATGCAAAGCTGACGCCCGTACAGAAATACGCCGTCAACATAGCCTTGGCAGACCGGGGCGTCATGGCCTGCGCACAGACTGGATCTGGAAAGACAGCTTCATTCGGGCCGCTCATTCTGTACTCGCTGCTAAGTTACACTGGTCCCGAGAAGCCGCCCTCCTGCCCCGTAGAGACTCTGATTGCAGTGATTCCATCGCCTGCATGTGAGTTGGCCATCCAGATAATGCAGGACACACAAAAGTATGCCTACGACTCTAGCCGCAAGACTGCGCTTGTGTACGAAAGGACGTCGGTGCAGCACCAGCTAGCTGACCTGTCCAGAGGCTGCGACATCTTGTGGCTACCAACAGTCTTCTTTTACGTCGTAATTACGTGCGAGAACACCTTATTTTCCTGA